From Larus michahellis chromosome 5, bLarMic1.1, whole genome shotgun sequence, the proteins below share one genomic window:
- the FABP2 gene encoding fatty acid-binding protein, intestinal: MAFNGTWKVEKNENYEKFMEVMGVNIMKRKLGAHDNLKITIQQDGNKFTVKESSNFRTVDIEFNLGVNFEYSLADGTELTGAWNMEGNKLVGTFTRKDNGKVLTAYREIIGDELVQTYVYEGVEAKRIFKRG; this comes from the exons ATGGCATTTAATGGTACttggaaagtagaaaaaaatgaaaactatgaaAAGTTCATGGAGGTGATGG GTGTTAACATAATGAAAAGAAAGTTAGGAGCCCATGATAATCTGAAGATCACTATTCAACAAGATGGAAACAAATTTACTGTCAAAGAATCCAGCAACTTCCGTACCGTAGATATTGAATTCAATCTGGGAGTCAATTTTGAGTACAGTCTGGCTGATGGGACTGAACTTACT GGCGCTTGGAACATGGAAGGAAACAAACTGGTAGGAACATTTACCAGAAAAGATAATGGAAAAGTACTCACAGCATACAGAGAAATCATAGGTGATGAACTTGTTCAG ACCTACGTATATGAAGGAGTTGAAGCCAAGAGAATCTTCAAGAGGGGCTGA